Proteins co-encoded in one Medicago truncatula cultivar Jemalong A17 chromosome 8, MtrunA17r5.0-ANR, whole genome shotgun sequence genomic window:
- the LOC25500042 gene encoding uncharacterized protein isoform X1, whose translation MSFMKGDLLSRSRKLVKGLAMAEPVWLKAMEQAPPATFPRPEGKLHTITFPEDVYVKRFYKKYPESKYHHPIKFSAIDPAPSRLFALRVLELKEHGISEDEAMEVADMEYIAEKKAKKKAYARLKQIARLQGKKLPPNPFPCPVKEIQAEERKFVRDRFFNPSIRELVKQKKEESMQRFGGDNW comes from the exons ATGTCGTTTATGAAAGGAGATTTGCTTTCTCGGTCCAGAAAGCTCGTCAAGGGTTTGGCCATGGCCGAACCTGTTTGGCTCAAAGCCATGGAACA GGCACCACCAGCAACATTTCCTCGACCTGAGGGTAAACTGCATACCATCACTTTTCCTGAAGATGTTTATGTCAAGaggttttataaaaaatacccaGAATCAAAATACCATCATCCCATCAA GTTTTCTGCTATCGATCCTGCTCCGTCTCGATTATTTGCATTAAGGGTTCTTGAGTTAAAAGAGCATGGCATTAGTGAGGATGAAGCAATGGAAGTAGCAGAT ATGGAATATATAGCAGAGAAGAAGGCTAAGAAGAAAGCATATGCCCGTCTGAAGCAAATTGCGCGCCTTCAAGGGAAGAAACTGCCTCCAAACCCATTTCCTTGTCCTGTCAAGGAGATTCAAGCTGAGGAGAGGAAATTTGTTCGTGATCGTTTCTTCAATCCCAGCATACGTGAACTTGtgaagc